The following are encoded in a window of bacterium genomic DNA:
- a CDS encoding succinate dehydrogenase cytochrome b subunit codes for MPAVRFSTLGRKEIVAASGIALILFLVAHVTGNSTIYFGAEHFNEYAEHLHGFGILLNYIEVGLFAAFILHIASGLWVTVKNRQARPVRYQGGKQNKTNFMSRFMAASGIYMLVFLVIHLVNFRAKRGDALIYNQTAGLFENPGWAAFYTFSMLIVALHVSHGLWSSFHTLGFGMERNRIFGAVRVVSVALATVFGIGFGLIPFFVYFTN; via the coding sequence GTGCCCGCCGTCCGGTTTTCGACCTTAGGTCGCAAGGAAATCGTCGCCGCCTCCGGCATCGCGCTGATCCTGTTCCTGGTCGCCCACGTCACGGGCAACAGCACGATCTATTTCGGCGCCGAGCACTTCAACGAATACGCCGAACATCTGCACGGCTTCGGCATCCTTTTGAACTACATCGAGGTCGGCCTGTTCGCGGCGTTCATCCTGCACATCGCCTCCGGCCTTTGGGTGACGGTGAAAAACCGGCAGGCGCGCCCGGTGCGTTATCAGGGCGGCAAGCAGAACAAGACGAATTTCATGAGCCGCTTCATGGCGGCCTCAGGCATCTACATGCTCGTTTTTCTGGTCATCCACCTCGTCAACTTCCGCGCCAAGCGCGGCGACGCTCTCATTTATAACCAGACCGCGGGGCTGTTCGAAAATCCGGGCTGGGCCGCCTTCTACACGTTCTCGATGCTCATCGTGGCGCTGCACGTGTCGCATGGGTTGTGGAGCTCGTTCCACACCCTTGGTTTCGGCATGGAACGCAATCGCATCTTCGGGGCGGTGCGCGTCGTGTCGGTGGCGCTCGCGACGGTG